One Triticum dicoccoides isolate Atlit2015 ecotype Zavitan chromosome 5B, WEW_v2.0, whole genome shotgun sequence genomic window carries:
- the LOC119310899 gene encoding cell division cycle 20.2, cofactor of APC complex-like, with protein MDAGSRSISSGKSRAAVQRPPLQEAGSRPYMPPLSTRNPSAKCYGDRFIPDRSAMDMDVAHYLLTEGKKDKENAVASPSKEAYRRLLAEKLLNNRTRILAFRNKPPEPENVFAADTVSSHQAKPAKQRRYIPQSAERTLDAPDLVDDYYLNLMDWGSSNVLSIALGDTMYLWDASSGSTSELVTVEEDNGPITSVSWAPDGRHLAIGLNSSDIQLWDTSSSRLLRTLKGVHESRVGSLAWNNNILTTGGMDGGIVNNDVRIRDHAVQTYQGHNQEVCGLKWSGSGQQLASGGNDNLLHIWDVSMASSMPSAGRNQWLHRLEDHMAAVKALAWCPFQSNLLATGGGGSDRCIKFWNTHTGACLNSVDTGSQVCSLLWNKNERELLSSHGFTQNQLTLWKYPSMVKMAELTGHTSRVLFMAQSPDGCTVASASADETLRFWNVFGTPEVAKPAPKDSHSGMFNSSFAHIR; from the exons ATGGATGCAGGCTCCCGCTCGATCTCTTCCGGcaagagccgcgccgccgtgcagcGGCCGCCGCTCCAGGAGGCCGGATCCCGCCCCTACATGCCGCCGCTGAGCACGCGCAACCCGTCGGCCAAGTGCTAC GGGGACAGGTTCATCCCGGATCGGTCGGCGATGGACATGGACGTGGCTCACTACCTGCTCACGGAGggcaagaaggacaaggagaacgcaGTGGCATCCCCCTCCAAGGAGGCCTACCGGAGGCTTCTGGCCGAGAAGCTGCTCAACAACCGGACACGGATCCTCGCCTTCAGGAACAAGCCGCCGGAGCCAGAGAACGTATTTGCTGCCGACACGGTTTCTTCTCACCAGGCCAAGCCGGCCAAGCAGAGGCGCTACATTCCCCAG TCTGCCGAGAGGACTCTGGATGCACCGGACCTCGTCGACGACTACTACCTCAACCTAATGGACTGGGGGAGCAGCAACGTGCTGTCCATTGCGCTGGGCGACACCATGTACCTGTGGGACGCCTCCAGTGGATCCACATCTGAGCTCGTGACAGTCGAGGAGGACAACGGCCCCATCACCAGCGTCAGCTGGGCTCCTGATGGCCGGCATCTTGCTATTGGGCTCAACTCGTCTGACATCCAGCTCTGGGACACCAGCTCCAGCCGCCTG TTGAGAACTCTGAAAGGTGTGCACGAGTCAAGGGTCGGTTCGCTGGCATGGAACAACAACATCCTGACGACCGGTGGCATGGACGGCGGGATCGTGAACAACGACGTGAGGATCAGGGACCATGCCGTGCAGACGTACCAGGGGCACAACCAGGAGGTGTGCGGGCTCAAGTGGTCTGGCTCAGGGCAGCAACTGGCGAGCGGTGGCAACGACAACCTTTTGCACATTTGGGACGTGTCGATGGCATCCTCCATGCCGTCTGCAGGCCGCAACCAGTGGCTGCACAGGCTCGAGGACCACATGGCCGCTGTGAAGGCGCTGGCATGGTGCCCATTCCAGAGCAACCTGCTGGCAACTGGCGGTGGCGGCAGCGACCGATGCATCAAGTTCTGGAACACGCACACCGGCGCATGCCTGAACTCTGTTGATACCGGGTCGCAGGTGTGCTCTCTTCTGTGGAACAAGAACGAGAGGGAGCTGCTGAGCTCACACGGGTTCACTCAGAACCAGCTGACATTGTGGAAGTACCCTTCGATGGTCAAGATGGCTGAACTCACTGGCCATACCTCCCGTGTTCTTTTCATGGCACAG AGTCCTGATGGTTGCACGGTAGCATCGGCTTCTGCGGATGAGACCCTCCGCTTCTGGAACGTGTTTGGCACTCCTGAGGTAGCCAAGCCTGCACCCAAGGATTCCCACAGCGGCATGTTCAACAGCAGCTTCGCCCATATCCGATAA
- the LOC119310901 gene encoding uncharacterized protein LOC119310901 — MDVDSAPALKRKGADAPELWLDDDVGPGFPVASRATKIRRLDPDMMPVVPGAFVPPPPPGTQLPVAGFGVVEEAPMCGDVAVVPVDMATAPPLPANEERAIVLYRPAEAERRLLLGPLRPGGHLRVSPEWIQALNGTTLQEASSRRALFEGLAGAESSNLAMVPWAPPRAQAASMAEEMMEAEDGEGASMEVEQDRAEQQLPMPQWPQQQQHYMVQQQPIPVAWSL; from the exons ATGGACGTGGACTCGGCGCCGGCGCTGAAGAGGAAGGGCGCGGACGCGCCGGAGCTGTGGCTGGACGACGACGTCGGCCCTGGGTTCCCGGTCGCCTCCCGCGCCACCAAGATCCGCCGCCTG GACCCGGACATGATGCCCGTCGTGCCCGGCGCgttcgtgccgccaccgccaccgggaACGCAGCTGCCTGTGGCAGGCTTCGGGGTGGTGGAGGAGGCGCCGATGTGCGGCGACGTGGCGGTGGTGCCGGTGGACATGGCGACGGCGCCGCCGCTGCCGGCGAACGAGGAGCGGGCGATCGTCTTGTACCGGCCCGCCGAGGCCGAGCGCAGGCTGCTGCTCGGCCCGCTCCGGCCGGGCGGCCATCTCCGCGTCAGCCCCGAGTGGATCCAAGCGCTCAACG GCACGACGCTGCAGGAGGCGAGCAGCCGCCGCGCGCTGTTCGAGGGGCtcgccggagccgagagctccaACCTGGCCATGGTCCCCtgggcgccgccccgcgcccagGCGGCGTCCATGGCCGAGGAGATGATGGAGGCCGAGGACGGCGAGGGCGCGTCCATGGAGGTGGAGCAGGACAGGGCCGAGCAGCAGCTCCCGATGCCCCAGtggccgcagcagcagcagcactacATGGTGCAGCAGCAGCCGATCCCGGTGGCGTGGTCATTGTGA